A stretch of the Haloarcula ordinaria genome encodes the following:
- a CDS encoding MaoC family dehydratase — protein MSSTPRTAKDRAADESGMTGKYYESFTEGETIVHETRRTVSEGDNQRFCDLTMNQQPLHLDAEFAAGTQFGERVVNGLYTLSLAVGLTVPDTTAGTVVANLGYDDVEHPAPVFHGDTLRAETTVTNTRLTSDEERGVVTMQVDVYKQDDTLVCSFERTALVERTPE, from the coding sequence GTGTCGTCCACGCCCCGCACCGCTAAGGACCGGGCGGCCGATGAGTCGGGCATGACCGGGAAGTACTACGAGTCGTTCACCGAGGGCGAGACGATCGTCCACGAGACGCGCCGCACTGTCTCGGAGGGCGACAACCAGCGCTTCTGTGACCTGACGATGAACCAGCAGCCGCTTCACTTGGACGCCGAGTTCGCCGCCGGGACGCAGTTCGGCGAGCGCGTCGTCAATGGTCTCTACACCCTCTCGCTGGCCGTCGGCCTCACGGTCCCCGACACGACAGCAGGGACCGTCGTCGCGAACCTCGGCTACGACGACGTCGAACACCCCGCGCCCGTCTTCCACGGTGACACCCTCCGTGCCGAGACGACGGTGACGAACACGCGGCTGACCAGCGACGAAGAACGAGGCGTCGTGACAATGCAGGTCGACGTCTACAAGCAGGACGACACGCTCGTCTGTTCGTTCGAGCGTACCGCCCTGGTGGAGCGAACGCCGGAGTGA
- a CDS encoding acyl-CoA carboxylase subunit beta, with amino-acid sequence MKVRIAAEASRDEASAIAAAVAEHVGETVEVYVGDSEEPTLVREVLESGEEDAADEGDLGPTEREARLREEVADIERGGPEKYRERLADQGKLFVRDRLTLWFGEDGLDFEDGRFANFDSWHPDSPDVTEADENTRLPADGLVTGAGTFDDRKVHVGANDFTVKAGSVAKRGVEKFIRLQERALKTGRPALYLVDSSGGRIDEQRGFFANREGIGKFYYNHSRISGVVPQICVLYGPCIAGAAYTPVFSDFTVMVRGMSALAIASPRMVEMVTGEDIELQELGGPDVHAKYSGSADLVAEDEQHARDLVADLITYLPDNCEEQPPRTESTRPAHSPSELDGVVPAEPNKGYDMHRVIERVVDADSFFELQSEYGKEILTGFARVDGRVVGVVANQPSHRAGAIFPDSARKAAEFVWKCDAFNVPLLYLCDTPGFMAGSGVEKEGILEAGKKMIYATSEATVPKQCVVVRKAYGAGIYAMSGPAYDPESTIALPSGEIAIMGPEAAINAVYANKLDAIDDPEERAKREAQLREEYREDIDAHRMASEVVIDEIVPPSDLRAELAARFEMYETVEKDRPEKKHGTIL; translated from the coding sequence ATGAAGGTTCGCATCGCTGCGGAGGCCAGCCGGGACGAGGCGTCCGCCATCGCCGCCGCGGTCGCCGAACACGTCGGCGAGACAGTCGAAGTGTACGTCGGTGACAGCGAGGAGCCGACGCTCGTCCGGGAGGTCCTCGAATCGGGCGAGGAGGACGCGGCGGACGAGGGGGACCTCGGGCCGACCGAACGCGAGGCGCGGCTCCGCGAGGAGGTCGCCGACATCGAACGCGGCGGGCCCGAGAAGTACCGCGAGCGACTCGCCGACCAGGGGAAGCTGTTCGTCCGCGACCGCCTGACGCTCTGGTTCGGCGAGGACGGCCTGGACTTCGAGGACGGCCGCTTCGCCAACTTCGACAGCTGGCACCCTGACAGCCCGGACGTGACGGAGGCAGACGAGAACACCCGCCTCCCGGCCGACGGTCTCGTCACCGGTGCGGGAACCTTCGACGACCGAAAGGTCCACGTCGGGGCCAACGACTTCACCGTCAAGGCAGGGTCGGTGGCGAAACGCGGCGTCGAGAAGTTCATCCGCCTCCAGGAGCGCGCTCTCAAGACCGGCCGGCCGGCGCTGTACCTCGTCGACTCCTCGGGCGGCCGAATCGACGAGCAACGGGGCTTTTTCGCCAATCGCGAGGGCATCGGGAAGTTCTACTACAACCACTCGCGCATCTCGGGGGTCGTCCCGCAGATATGCGTCCTCTACGGCCCCTGTATCGCCGGGGCGGCCTACACTCCGGTGTTCTCGGATTTCACGGTGATGGTCCGGGGGATGAGCGCGCTGGCCATCGCCTCCCCGCGGATGGTCGAGATGGTCACCGGCGAGGACATCGAACTCCAGGAACTCGGCGGCCCGGACGTCCACGCGAAGTACTCCGGGAGTGCGGACCTCGTCGCAGAGGACGAGCAACACGCCCGCGACCTCGTGGCGGACCTCATCACGTACCTGCCCGACAACTGTGAGGAGCAGCCACCGAGAACCGAGAGCACCCGACCGGCCCACTCCCCGTCGGAACTCGACGGCGTCGTCCCGGCCGAACCCAACAAAGGGTACGACATGCACCGCGTCATCGAGCGCGTCGTCGACGCCGACTCCTTCTTCGAACTCCAGTCGGAGTACGGCAAGGAGATTCTGACCGGGTTCGCCCGCGTCGACGGCCGGGTGGTCGGCGTCGTCGCGAATCAGCCGAGCCACCGCGCAGGGGCCATCTTCCCCGACTCGGCGCGCAAGGCCGCCGAGTTCGTCTGGAAGTGCGACGCGTTCAACGTCCCGCTCCTGTATCTCTGTGACACGCCGGGGTTCATGGCAGGGTCGGGCGTCGAGAAGGAGGGCATCCTCGAGGCGGGCAAGAAGATGATCTACGCCACTTCGGAGGCAACGGTGCCCAAGCAGTGTGTCGTCGTCCGCAAAGCCTACGGCGCGGGCATCTACGCGATGTCCGGGCCGGCCTACGACCCCGAGTCGACCATCGCACTCCCGTCGGGCGAAATCGCCATCATGGGACCCGAAGCGGCCATCAACGCGGTCTACGCGAACAAGCTCGACGCCATCGACGACCCCGAGGAACGGGCGAAACGGGAGGCACAGCTCCGCGAGGAGTACCGCGAGGACATCGACGCCCACCGGATGGCCAGTGAGGTCGTCATCGACGAGATCGTCCCGCCGAGCGACCTACGGGCCGAACTCGCTGCGCGCTTCGAGATGTACGAGACGGTCGAGAAGGACCGTCCGGAGAAGAAACACGGGACGATTCTGTGA
- a CDS encoding Glu/Leu/Phe/Val family dehydrogenase: MSDEVNPFESLQEQIDDAAAYLEYPTDVLERLKHPERVLEANLSVELDDGSVEVFRAYRSQFNGDRGPYKGGIRYHPQVSRDEVKALSGWMVYKCAAVNIPYGGGKGGIKIDPREYSDSEIERITRSFAKELRPIIGEDLDIPAPDVNTGQREMNWIKDTYETLENTTEPGVITGKAPESGGSAGRVEATGRSVMLVTREAFDYLDMNIADATVAVQGYGNAGSVAAKLIDDLGANVVGVSDSSGAVYNADGLDTRAAKDHKRETGSLAGYEGATEELSNEDLLTMDVDLLVPAALENAIDGDLAHEVQADIIVEAANGPLTPRADDVLTDRDVYVFPDILANAGGVTVSYFEWVQNRQRFYWSEERVNDELETVITNAFDDLVDTFESTGAPNFRTAMYVVAIKRVVAAAEEAGIWP, from the coding sequence ATGTCTGACGAGGTGAACCCGTTCGAGAGTCTGCAAGAGCAGATCGACGACGCCGCGGCGTATCTCGAATACCCGACCGACGTCCTCGAACGGCTCAAACACCCGGAGCGGGTGCTGGAGGCGAACCTCTCCGTGGAGCTGGACGACGGCTCCGTCGAGGTGTTCCGGGCCTACCGCTCGCAGTTCAACGGCGACCGCGGCCCCTACAAGGGCGGCATCCGCTACCATCCGCAGGTCTCCCGCGACGAGGTGAAGGCGCTCTCGGGGTGGATGGTGTACAAGTGCGCCGCCGTCAACATCCCCTACGGCGGCGGCAAGGGGGGCATCAAAATCGACCCCCGCGAGTACTCCGACAGCGAGATTGAGCGCATCACACGGTCGTTCGCGAAGGAGCTGCGCCCCATCATCGGCGAGGACCTGGACATCCCCGCTCCGGACGTCAACACCGGCCAGCGCGAGATGAACTGGATAAAGGACACCTACGAGACGCTGGAGAACACGACCGAGCCGGGTGTCATCACCGGTAAAGCGCCCGAATCTGGCGGGAGCGCGGGCCGCGTCGAGGCCACCGGCCGCTCGGTGATGCTCGTCACGCGCGAAGCGTTCGACTACCTCGATATGAACATCGCGGACGCGACCGTCGCGGTCCAGGGGTACGGCAACGCCGGCTCCGTCGCCGCGAAACTCATCGACGACTTGGGCGCGAACGTCGTCGGGGTCTCTGACTCCTCCGGCGCGGTGTACAACGCCGACGGCCTCGACACCCGCGCGGCGAAGGACCACAAGCGCGAGACCGGATCGCTCGCAGGCTACGAGGGCGCGACCGAGGAGCTGTCCAACGAGGACCTCCTGACGATGGACGTCGACCTGCTGGTGCCGGCGGCGCTCGAGAACGCCATCGACGGCGACCTCGCGCACGAGGTCCAGGCGGACATCATCGTCGAAGCGGCCAACGGCCCGCTCACGCCGCGAGCGGACGACGTTCTGACCGACCGCGACGTCTACGTCTTCCCCGACATCCTCGCGAACGCCGGCGGCGTCACCGTCTCGTACTTCGAGTGGGTCCAGAACCGCCAGCGCTTCTACTGGTCCGAGGAGCGCGTCAACGACGAACTCGAGACCGTCATCACCAACGCGTTCGACGACCTGGTCGACACCTTCGAGAGCACCGGGGCACCCAACTTCCGGACGGCGATGTACGTCGTCGCCATCAAGCGCGTCGTCGCTGCGGCCGAAGAGGCCGGCATCTGGCCGTAG
- a CDS encoding PKD domain-containing protein, with the protein MHRRAARGDGHEQHTRQWRVGLLCVLGVLVTLAALTGPVAAADTEAPEWGTATKGNATTIDVTVYDNGTLDTGSVTRDDFLLSAGTVENVTVTSINASGANRTGAQVSLHLAQRLNVNNVTVGIRSGASIADEAGNTLTDGTVTVTGMDTRPPRYESFERTRVNSSTVELAITVDERLENLTLSIGGPQIDTLYVSNFSVEEGDTVTYTTRYTFSEEGEYSMILLSVVDRYGNAIDIGHQRKFRYDDSAPTVTVEGPTNATVGEPVTVTANATDDQSIESYRWHIDGGTILPSESVTVAFASPGTHEISVEVTDQFGNTAAETHRILVTGTGIDGTVEVTRRSDRRAVANVTGSGTTQRVTRANGSLVAGSNASLERIRATFTTNETVRLDLSADDRTPPSFATATGGVGLTRFDVEHGNATAEAVTFTFAVSRAALNRTGTDPDAVTLYRDEGGWVPLETAVVSQSGSRIVYQASAPGLSTFVVGSGATAALTDDEPESTGTSGAEPTPTQTQSDAGEPAIVVTNVTVSPEEPTAGDQAVVTVDLANRGTATGDYRVAVVLNGSLLTSRTVTVPAGATRSTEFARSVPEGGTLSVAGQDVATVSGSGGGLSLPAVSLPALGLPNPLSLWPSGLVGTVLSAVVGLVVVVYGVLKALAIYLGY; encoded by the coding sequence ATGCACCGGAGGGCGGCGCGGGGAGACGGCCACGAACAGCACACTCGTCAGTGGCGCGTGGGACTGCTCTGTGTGCTGGGCGTGCTAGTCACCCTCGCGGCGCTCACCGGACCCGTCGCGGCCGCCGACACCGAGGCCCCGGAGTGGGGGACCGCCACGAAGGGGAACGCGACGACCATCGACGTCACGGTCTACGACAACGGGACGCTGGACACGGGAAGTGTCACGAGGGACGACTTCCTGCTGTCTGCGGGCACGGTCGAAAACGTCACCGTCACGTCGATCAACGCCTCCGGCGCGAACCGGACGGGCGCGCAGGTCTCGCTACACCTGGCCCAGCGCCTGAACGTGAACAACGTCACCGTCGGGATACGGAGCGGCGCGAGTATCGCCGACGAGGCGGGCAACACGCTCACCGACGGGACGGTGACGGTGACGGGGATGGACACGCGGCCGCCGCGGTACGAGTCCTTCGAGCGGACGCGCGTCAACAGCTCGACCGTCGAGCTGGCGATTACGGTCGACGAACGGTTGGAGAACCTCACGCTCTCCATCGGCGGCCCGCAGATAGACACGCTCTACGTCTCGAACTTCAGCGTAGAGGAGGGCGATACGGTGACCTACACTACCCGGTACACCTTCTCTGAAGAGGGCGAGTACTCCATGATACTGCTCTCGGTCGTCGACCGCTACGGCAACGCCATCGACATCGGCCACCAGCGGAAGTTCCGGTACGACGACTCCGCACCGACCGTCACCGTCGAGGGACCGACGAACGCGACGGTGGGCGAACCGGTGACTGTCACCGCGAACGCCACCGACGACCAGAGCATCGAGTCCTATCGGTGGCACATCGACGGCGGCACAATCCTTCCGAGTGAGTCGGTTACAGTGGCCTTTGCCAGTCCGGGGACCCACGAGATCTCCGTCGAAGTGACCGACCAGTTCGGGAACACGGCCGCCGAGACACACCGGATTCTGGTCACGGGAACAGGCATCGACGGCACCGTCGAGGTGACGAGACGGAGCGACCGACGTGCGGTCGCGAACGTGACCGGCAGCGGGACCACGCAACGAGTCACTCGGGCCAACGGCTCGCTCGTCGCCGGCTCGAACGCCTCGCTGGAACGCATCCGGGCGACGTTCACGACGAACGAGACGGTCAGGCTCGACCTCAGCGCCGACGACCGGACGCCGCCATCGTTCGCGACGGCCACCGGCGGCGTCGGACTCACTCGGTTCGACGTCGAGCACGGGAACGCCACCGCCGAGGCCGTCACGTTCACCTTCGCCGTCTCGCGGGCGGCGCTGAACCGTACCGGGACAGACCCTGACGCGGTGACGCTCTATCGCGACGAAGGCGGGTGGGTCCCCCTGGAGACGGCCGTCGTCAGCCAATCGGGGTCGCGCATCGTCTACCAGGCGTCCGCGCCCGGGCTCTCGACGTTCGTCGTCGGCAGTGGGGCCACGGCAGCGTTGACCGACGATGAGCCGGAGTCGACTGGAACGAGCGGCGCCGAACCGACGCCCACGCAGACACAGAGCGACGCCGGCGAACCGGCCATCGTCGTCACGAACGTCACCGTCTCGCCCGAGGAACCGACCGCCGGCGACCAGGCGGTCGTGACCGTCGACCTGGCGAACCGCGGCACCGCGACGGGCGACTACCGTGTCGCCGTGGTCCTGAACGGGAGTCTCCTCACCAGCCGGACGGTGACGGTCCCCGCCGGGGCGACCCGAAGCACCGAGTTCGCGCGCTCGGTCCCGGAGGGCGGGACGCTCAGCGTCGCGGGCCAGGACGTCGCCACCGTCAGTGGAAGCGGCGGCGGACTGTCGCTGCCAGCAGTCTCCCTGCCCGCGCTCGGTCTCCCCAACCCACTTTCGCTGTGGCCGAGCGGCCTCGTCGGGACGGTACTCTCGGCAGTCGTGGGACTGGTGGTCGTCGTCTACGGCGTGCTGAAAGCGCTCGCGATATACCTGGGTTACTGA
- a CDS encoding DUF5518 domain-containing protein, which translates to MTDWRAVGIGFLVSIIAGLLAFLLPVIGHIGAGLIGGFAAGYVAGGNVWNGLWHGLLAGAIGGVVALLFGGLVTVVGGVGAGPIGGLAGLSVLVLGLLIAFVLALDSAIGGAVGSLLS; encoded by the coding sequence ATGACTGACTGGCGAGCGGTGGGCATCGGTTTCCTCGTGAGCATCATCGCTGGATTGCTGGCGTTCCTGCTTCCCGTCATCGGCCACATCGGCGCGGGCCTCATCGGCGGGTTCGCGGCGGGATACGTCGCCGGTGGGAACGTCTGGAACGGCCTGTGGCACGGGTTGCTGGCCGGCGCTATCGGTGGCGTCGTCGCCCTGCTGTTCGGCGGGCTCGTCACCGTCGTCGGCGGCGTCGGCGCGGGGCCAATCGGTGGCCTGGCAGGACTGAGCGTCCTCGTCCTTGGCCTCCTCATCGCGTTCGTCCTCGCGCTCGACTCCGCTATCGGCGGTGCGGTCGGGTCGCTGCTCTCCTGA
- a CDS encoding HpcH/HpaI aldolase/citrate lyase family protein → MVRRSVLFSPGDDNEKLRKAVQSDADTVVFDLEDAVTPDAKPAARETVRDALADVLPADCEVCVRVNPVGSRASADLDVVLDGPPPDSLVLPKTRGAGDVERLDSLVRDHGTTLPVLALVESAAGILHAEAIAAADATDALIFGAEDLAGDVGATRTPEGEEVAYARQHVVLAARAAGVAPIDTLYTAYRDHEGLREATETAVGLGYDGKLAIHPAQATVINEVFTPSEERLAWAERVLAARDEADGGVFVVDGEMVDAPQVRQAERVRARAAAARD, encoded by the coding sequence ATGGTCCGCAGAAGCGTCCTCTTCTCGCCTGGTGACGACAACGAGAAACTCCGAAAGGCCGTCCAGAGCGACGCCGACACCGTGGTGTTCGACCTCGAAGACGCGGTCACGCCCGACGCGAAACCCGCGGCCCGAGAGACGGTCCGCGACGCGTTGGCCGACGTGCTCCCGGCGGACTGCGAGGTGTGCGTGCGCGTGAACCCTGTCGGGTCGAGGGCCAGCGCGGACCTCGACGTCGTGCTCGACGGACCGCCACCGGACAGCCTCGTCCTCCCGAAGACCAGGGGCGCCGGTGACGTCGAGCGGCTCGACTCGCTGGTCCGAGACCACGGGACGACACTCCCGGTCCTGGCGCTCGTCGAGTCGGCCGCCGGGATCCTCCACGCCGAGGCCATCGCCGCCGCCGACGCCACGGACGCGCTTATCTTCGGCGCGGAGGATCTGGCCGGCGACGTCGGCGCGACTCGGACGCCCGAGGGCGAGGAGGTCGCCTACGCTCGTCAGCACGTCGTCCTCGCCGCCCGTGCCGCGGGCGTGGCGCCCATCGACACGCTGTACACGGCCTACAGGGACCACGAGGGATTGCGCGAAGCCACCGAGACGGCGGTCGGCCTGGGCTACGACGGCAAACTCGCCATCCATCCGGCCCAGGCGACGGTCATCAACGAGGTGTTCACGCCCTCCGAGGAGCGACTGGCCTGGGCCGAGCGGGTGCTGGCCGCCCGTGACGAGGCCGACGGCGGGGTGTTCGTCGTCGACGGGGAGATGGTCGACGCGCCACAGGTCAGGCAGGCCGAGCGGGTTCGAGCGCGAGCAGCGGCGGCCCGGGACTGA
- a CDS encoding class 1 fructose-bisphosphatase — protein MSKSLDTPTSATDRTIETILDTVSSTTADVRSAIAGHREVAGTTNPSGDTQLAADLRADELFERRMLDIDGVATYASEERDTLSTADGRLHVAMDPLDGSSNLVPNSGMGTIFGVYSERPPTAGRNLLAAGFVIYGPVTSMVVARDGRVREYLVENGEQRLVDDDVTLPEDPTVFGFGGGEDSWTDPFRSYADEIREELKLRYGGAMIADISQVLSYGGVFAYPALQSRPEGKLRLQFEGQPMAYIVESAGGRSSDGTQSLLEPTPSDLHDRTPLHIGNAALIDRLESSLQ, from the coding sequence ATGAGCAAGTCACTCGATACCCCCACCAGTGCGACCGACCGAACGATAGAGACGATTCTCGACACGGTTTCCTCGACGACGGCCGACGTCCGCTCGGCTATCGCTGGCCACCGCGAAGTGGCCGGGACGACGAACCCGAGCGGTGACACGCAGCTCGCCGCCGACCTCAGGGCCGACGAGCTGTTCGAGCGTCGCATGCTCGACATCGACGGCGTCGCGACCTACGCGAGCGAGGAGCGCGACACGCTTTCGACGGCCGACGGCCGCCTCCACGTCGCGATGGACCCGCTCGATGGCTCGTCGAACCTGGTCCCGAACAGCGGCATGGGTACCATCTTCGGCGTCTACAGCGAGCGCCCACCGACTGCCGGCCGGAACCTGCTTGCCGCCGGCTTCGTCATCTACGGTCCGGTGACGTCGATGGTGGTCGCTCGCGACGGCCGGGTCCGGGAGTACCTCGTCGAGAACGGCGAACAGCGGCTCGTCGACGACGACGTGACCCTCCCCGAGGACCCGACTGTGTTCGGCTTCGGCGGCGGCGAGGACTCCTGGACGGACCCATTCAGGAGCTACGCCGACGAGATTCGCGAAGAGCTCAAGCTCCGCTACGGTGGGGCGATGATCGCCGACATCAGCCAGGTGCTCTCCTACGGCGGCGTCTTCGCGTACCCGGCACTGCAGTCCCGACCGGAAGGCAAGCTCCGCCTCCAGTTCGAGGGCCAGCCGATGGCCTACATCGTCGAGTCGGCCGGCGGGCGCTCGAGTGACGGCACCCAGTCGCTGCTCGAACCGACGCCGTCCGACCTCCACGACCGCACGCCGCTCCACATCGGGAACGCGGCGCTCATCGACCGCCTCGAGTCCTCGCTTCAGTAA